Proteins encoded by one window of Cloeon dipterum chromosome 2, ieCloDipt1.1, whole genome shotgun sequence:
- the LOC135937842 gene encoding uncharacterized protein LOC135937842 isoform X5 — MNLATRVMSNGVEVIVADRFSNQGENLRIAPTSVIATIASPSTITEEMLSKMPAGEQAFFLSSIRSQSAHLLVFEQPTTYVYVRSKVKNGKTTTITTEDLIINTITKATHDISATPTINKVQSTVYENFENAVYETKALPTTYTYFNTIVDEDVPIVVTSKQTIANTVTKLLDTTELQPSEQMYDTNTYFSTHTFTKTLENDDKLVTTKQKNIVTQVIVTEAPYFIAQSFKSQKVNPTATTDIVKTYFVTYTYLNTYLENGSTVIKTNIATSSDVVTEKFYRNQVRATLPESIKITAEIGIAPSATVVPDAIKVYATKTYLTTFTYFTTFLEGDKTVTSSSSRVTYSVQTEPITAGLDSAYLDSIRSSFAAQSSNKPIITTVMLAGEALEITAINPNTAKQTIITSTTPVESSVEHIVTASTLNFIEDVKIKPTASVYEKLTSIKPAPIQNTDTPEYLLSNLDNIASSSKTNQLLSTISVPTLNSEDEATATVKPSKKRKPKPSKKKPSNDKDKLEEENSDGEDYDFEQDLKVAAADLTNAESQVSPDFGVNNLLTIGQNSINAINALKPVFSAVAGLISNNFAKKADTPPPQSPPNQSPNVHNIHNQGHPLFNEYVQAKHPNKPAVAANPIYIPVRGLPNVNSHLASEKHIPGTAESVSPNLPLEDNDKASSAWIDSLPIQGVVAERIPLMERPVQSQIVLGKHQQPLESPIIQDGIPIQPGQIITANSDVIVGRPSVLGQRPRLPIAPPNQHQHQPPRLNRRPNRPELSVVHNDAQQIVHHKQVILPQHSPAKQPPSNVAIGMKPPPPQATFLGNKNRIRPNHPPTPDLPFDRPQILVHPSNVKNAIDRATMGLTQAHIVRPSRPLVIDGGPTYYPGDSNEPIISEPIPLPEPGFIAGTSIGLAGHDSYNSDNEGHIIRGTIGEPPARPQQLGFDESVLNPQLPGAIVLDNPETMPILQPGSKVNVPVTVGGHIFPPDFRDQKRPAPPQRVHDGRPPPFRQPQDTVWPGQVQHHILDSRPGQNIHHIPIGARPVKVAPNIPTHHGIGIDHKPHEQRQPDHRQPDHRQPDHRQPDHRQPDHRQPDHRQPDHRQPDHRQPDHRQPDHRQPDHRQPDHRQPEHRQPEHRPHGNHHIKPNFNDQTPIDMLPPPEPPRHYPENPQIIVHGQNAGQLQVISVEPHIHTQKQNDHQTEDIIFNPNGNDWDNSNEPVGSEGEEDGEVIQETENRPLLPNVLPADTISNKPVRVETNSESVGFPREPINKKPFEPESVHIETVRPGIVDDVINTGPNYNIGHNIDSVIKTRSTPRPFIFGNRMPSTEMKPPAPTENADVHAVQNNIDKKRPIITGNSQNPRFPVVDTKLQDNQNKHPYEYERPGIFQPHLPPSSARPPSSTSRPNDVASPPLTSANPPSSSPRPVHSSKRPPAFSVRPIIPNVPSTSLRPPFIKDSVSSGSSLAVPPIQSFENLTETRIPPRQRPPPPGRPIATRPTRLPTRPIPEEILQPPAPPAYTSEIESSIIEPEVVITTVTTESQEYSDDYDEESIFINPTKTVTVFETITSTRPQRVRTSVRTKIRPTSVDLLPSTTINQFEEHKNTVTETATNILAAGIFNNRPRVSSKPYSNIVRNTSDRIVIKPVTSVITMPSKPSTRYITQTETLTITATETTVISSRGQPYTRTVIVTQTEAPRTVVSTIVGTITEIHTIDPSTYTTTISATIATKHVEVTTTVYQPPYDSYPSFTIRPIGDVAPIPTHVDDDEAVLTIDEGDNEVNKAVAPVVVDSDFIDKESKACEPECKVTKNEMCKVYDGAHRCVCRPGFARTFFDRPCTPTYTYQMKMLLDNIQGRQISFKPSLEDEESNDFKILSNDAKDGVRRTAMRSDLRDIFQGTTVTGFEPANVDSEADGVMVKFYVQLSENIDEAELEDKFKQSLRNTNFSLGGTEMFAARETRLATSDFDECSSDQFNDCSKDAECFNFKGTYTCSCKEGFTDLSPSTKYPGRECTSDLLGCTKCNYHGTCLPSRPGDSRVYCDCFHWYAGDTCFINLKVLLIALLTLGAVMLLVLVMCSVLTCMRKKQPQAPGNQRASGFMRYRGNAGQMRGTLDKTAMIQDTSSESSVDGNAMQYVANSMRPSGSRGPKGEAGVPPSEGSYVMEKDRSLTVMIPRAKYRPVQSTSVLSTFAPPAAGASEQKLLNYLEGGSQEKKQRKGSGSTERSRKQSAGALVSAGFEVSAHVSRQNDQMTLVSQRSGRTTLRTANSDIEMVAHRSDQMAAVVADYRRTTAPTPPPMPPVTMSEARSYDETLVQPAMRSRHGCSTYGSKPGSSRHDEGQTMAERDIGSTFMMPQSHLYKPARRDGSEASNFDSL, encoded by the exons ATGAATCTAGCCACACGAGTCATGAGCAATGGTGTAGAAGTTATTGTAGCAGACAGATTTAGCAATCaaggagaaaatttaagaattgcACCAACATCTGTTATTGCGACAATAGCATCGCCAAGTACAATTACAGAGGAAATGCTGAGTAAGATGCCTGCCGGAGAACAA gcattttttctttcttcaatCAGGTCCCAAAGCGCTCATCTCCTCGTGTTTGAACAACCCACAACGTATGTCTACGTTAGAAGCAaggttaaaaatggaaaaacaaCTACAATCACAACCGAAGACCTGATAATCAATACGATAACCAAGGCCACCCATGATATATCTGCAACACCAACCATAAACAAAGTACAGTCAACGGTGTacgaaaactttgaaaatgcaGTTTACGAAACGAAGGCGTTGCCAACAACTTACACATACTTCAATACTATTGTGGATGAAGATGTACCAATCGTCGTGACATCAAAGCAAACTATTGCCAACACTGTAACAAAATTGCTAGACACGACTGAACTTCAGCCATCTGAGCAAATGTATGATACCAATACCTATTTCAGCACACACACTTTTACAAAAACATTGGAAAACGATGATAAATTGGTAACaactaaacaaaaaaatattgttactCAAGTGATTGTTACCGAGGCTCCTTATTTCATCGCACAGtcatttaaatcacaaaaagtaAATCCAACCGCTACAACAGACATAGTTAAAACATACTTTGTCACCTACACATACTTGAACACATACTTGGAAAATGGAAGTACCGTGATCAAAACAAACATCGCTACCTCTTCAGATGTAGTTACAGAGAAGTTCTACAGGAATCAGGTGCGTGCTACTCTCCCAGAATCTATCAAAATTACAGCAGAAATCGGAATTGCTCCGTCTGCGACAGTTGTTCCTGATGCGATCAAAGTTTATGCCACCAAAACTTATCTTACTACTTTCACATACTTCACAACCTTCTTGGAAGGTGACAAAACTGTCACAAGCTCAAGTTCGAGAGTAACATATAGTGTGCAAACCGAACCAATAACTGCGGGTTTGGATTCAGCATACCTCGATTCAATCAGAAGCTCTTTTGCAGCTCAGAGCTCAAACAAACCAATAATTACAACTGTTATGCTTGCTGGAGAAGCTCTTGAAATAACAGCAATCAATCCGAACACAGCTAAGCAGACAATAATAACTTCCACCACGCCAGTAGAATCCTCTGTTGAGCATATTGTTACTGCTTccactttgaattttattgaggATGTCAAAATCAAACCAACAGCTTCGGTTTACGAAAAACTGACGTCAATCAAGCCCGCTCCAATACAAAATACTGATACCCCAGAATATTTACTAAGCAACCTGGATAATATTGCAAGCTCTTCGAAAACCAACCAGCTGTTATCGACGATATCTGTTCCAACTTTGAACAGCGAAGACGAGGCAACAGCTACAGTCAAACCTTCCAAAAAGAGAAAGCCAAAACCATCAAAGAAGAAACCATCAAACGATAAGGATAAATTGGAAGAAGAAAACTCTGATGGTGAAGACTACGACTTTGAACAAGACTTGAAAGTTGCAGCAGCAGATTTAACAAATGCAGAGTCTCAAGTTTCTCCAGATTTTGGagtaaataatcttttgaCTATAGGACAAAATAGCATAAATGCAATTAATGCACTGAAGCCCGTTTTCAGCGCTGTGGCTGGTttgatttcaaacaatttcGCGAAAAAAGCAGATACGCCTCCTCCACAATCGCCACCAAATCAATCACCAAATGTTCACAACATACATAATCAAGGACACCCATTGTTTAATGAATATGTTCAAGCCAAACACCCAAACAAACCTGCAGTTGCTGCAAATCCAATTTATATTCCAGTCCGCGGTTTGCCTAATGTTAACAGTCATTTGGCCTCAGAGAAGCACATTCCTGGAACCGCAGAGAGTGTGAGCCCTAATTTGCCACTAGAAGACAACGACAAAGCTAGTAGTGCTTGGATTGATAGTTTGCCAATTCAAGGGGTTGTGGCTGAAAGAATACCGTTAATGGAGCGGCCAGTACAATCTCAAATCGTTCTTGGAAAGCATCAGCAGCCCTTGGAAAGCCCCATAATTCAAGATGGTATTCCGATTCAACCTGGCCAAATTATAACAGCTAACTCGGATGTAATTGTTGGAAGGCCATCTGTATTGGGTCAAAGACCACGGTTACCGATTGCACCACCCAATCAACACCAACATCAGCCACCACGTCTCAACAGGCGTCCAAACAGACCAGAATTGAGCGTTGTTCACAATGACGCACAGCAAATTGTTCATCACAAGCAAGTTATTCTACCACAACATTCTCCTGCCAAACAACCTCCTTCAAATGTTGCCATTGGAATGAAGCCACCACCACCTCAAGCTACATTTCTAGGAAACAAGAATCGGATTCGTCCAAATCATCCCCCTACACCTGATCTTCCATTTGACAGGCCTCAAATTCTGGTGCACCCATcgaatgtaaaaaatgcaattgacAGAGCAACGATGGGACTAACTCAGGCTCATATCGTCCGACCATCAAGGCCATTAGTAATTGACGGAGGACCAACGTACTATCCTGGAGATTCTAATGAACCAATAATTAGTGAGCCTATACCTCTACCAGAGCCTGGATTTATTGCTGGAACTAGCATAG GTCTAGCAGGTCACGACTCTTATAATAGCGATAACGAAGGTCACATTATTCGGGGAACAATCGGCGAACCCCCTGCTAGGCCACAGCAGTTGGGCTTTGACGAGTCTGTATTGAATCCTCAGCTCCCTGGCGCCATTGTTCTTGACAATCCAGAAACCATGCCAATTCTTCAACCTGGATCAAAGGTTAACGTGCCGGTTACAGTCGGTGGACATATTTTTCCGCCTGATTTCCGGGATCAAAAACGTCCAGCACCCCCACAAAGGGTTCATGATGGAAGACCACCACCATTCCGTCAACCACAAGATACAGTATGGCCTGGTCAAGTGCAGCATCACATTCTGGACTCTCGACCGGGACAAAATATACATCACATTCCGATCGGTGCTAGGCCTGTGAAAGTTGCTCCAAATATTCCCACTCACCATGGAATTGGTATTGATCACAAACCACATGAACAAAGGCAACCAGATCATAGACAACCGGATCATAGGCAACCGGATCACAGGCAACCGGATCACAGGCAACCGGACCACAGGCAACCGGACCACAGGCAACCGGATCACAGGCAACCGGACCACAGGCAACCGGATCACAGGCAACCGGATCACAGGCAACCGGATCACAGGCAACCAGATCACAGGCAACCGGAGCATAGACAACCAGAGCACAGACCTCACGGAAATCATCAcattaaaccaaatttcaatGATCAAACACCGATTGATATGCTTCCTCCACCCGAGCCACCTAGACACTACCCAGAGAATCCACAAATTATTGTTCATGGTCAAAATGCAGGCCAATTGCAAGTGATAAGCGTAGAAccacacatacatacacagAAACAAAATGATCATCAGACTGAAGATATCATATTCAACCCGAATGGCAATGATTGGGATAATTCGAACGAACCAGTTGGTTCAGAGGGCGAGGAAGATGGTGAGGTAATTCAGGAGACGGAAAATCGGCCATTGCTTCCTAACGTACTGCCAGCTGACACGATTTCTAACAAACCAGTGAGGGTTGAAACAAACTCCGAGAGCGTAGGTTTCCCAAGGGAACCGATAAACAAGAAACCATTTGAACCAGAAAGTGTACATATAGAAACAGTACGACCCGGCATTGTTGATGACGTTATTAACACAGGCCCTAACTACAACATAGGTCATAATATTGACTCAGTTATCAAGACTAGAAGCACGCCTAGGCCATTTATCTTTGGCAATAGAATGCCTTCAACTGAAATGAAACCACCAGCACCAACAGAAAACGCAGATGTTCATGCTGTGCAAaacaatattgacaaaaagaGACCAATAATTACTGGAAATTCGCAAAACCCTCGATTCCCAGTTGTTGATACAAAACTGCAAGATAATCAGAACAAGCACCCATACGAGTACGAGCGGCCAGGAATATTCCAACCTCATTTGCCTCCATCGTCTGCAAGACCTCCGTCTTCAACTTCAAGACCAAATGATGTCGCGAGTCCACCATTAACTTCAGCCAATCCACCCTCATCATCTCCTAGACCTGTGCATTCATCTAAGAGACCACCTGCTTTCTCTGTTAGACCAATTATACCAAATGTACCTTCAACATCATTGCGACCACCGTTTATCAAGGACAGTGTTTCAAGTGGATCATCTCTCGCAGTTCCACCAATTCAATCATTCGAAAATTTGACTGAAACCAGAATACCACCAAGGCAGCGCCCACCACCACCTGGTAGGCCAATTGCGACAAGACCTACCAGATTGCCCACGAGGCCAATTCCTGAAGAAATCCTTCAGCCTCCTGCTCCACCTGCGTACACATCAGAAATTGAGTCTTCCATTATTGAACCTGAAGTTGTCATTACAACAGTTACAACTGAGAGCCAAGAATACTCTGATGACTATGACGAAGAGAGTATTTTCATTAACCCGACGAAAACGGTGACAGTTTTTGAAACTATTACTTCGACCAGACCTCAGAGAGTTAGAACTTCAGTCAGAACCAAGATTCGCCCAACTAGTGTTGACCTTTTGCCAAGCACCACTATCAACCAGTTTGAAGAACACAAAAATACAGTTACAGAAACGGCAACAAATATTCTTGCTGCAGGAATATTCAACAACAGACCAAGAGTTTCAAGTAAGCCATACTCCAACATTGTACGCAACACTTCAGATCGCATAGTCATCAAACCAGTCACTTCAGTTATCACAATGCCCTCAAAGCCATCCACTAGATATATTACTCAAACAGAAACTCTGACGATTACTGCGACAGAAACAACTGTCATCAGCAGCAGAGGTCAGCCATACACCAGGACCGTAATTGTCACTCAAACTGAGGCTCCAAGAACTGTCGTCTCAACAATCGTGGGTACCATAACTGAAATTCATACGATTGATCCCAGCACATACACAACAACCATCTCAGCAACTATTGCTACAAAGCATGTAGAAGTTACAACGACAGTATACCAACCACCTTACGACAGCTACCCGTCCTTCACTATTAGACCTATTGGTGATGTTGCTCCAATTCCAACCCATGTTGACGATGATGAAGCTGTTCTAACAATTGACGAAGGTGACAATGAAGTAAATAAGGCTGTCGCACCTGTGGTCGTGGACTCCGATTTtattgacaaagaatcgaagGCATGCGAACCAGAATGCAAGGTCACTAAGAATGAAATGTGCAAGGTGTATGACGGGGCACATAGATGTGTATGCAGACCAGGATTTGCCAGAACCTTCTTCGATCGGCCTTGCACTC CCACATACACTTACCAGATGAAAATGCTACTGGACAACATTCAAGGAAGGCAAATTTCATTCAAGCCATCATTGGAGGATGAGGAGagcaatgattttaaaatcctgTCAAATGACGCTAAGGATGGTGTTCGTCGTACAGCTATGCGCTCTGATTTGAGAGATATTTTCCAAGGAACCACAGTCACAGGTTTTGAGCCTGCTAATGTTGACAGTGAAGCTGACGGAGTGATGGTCAAGTTCTACGTTCAg CTCTCCGAAAATATCGACGAGGCAGAGCTCGAAGACAAATTTAAGCAGTCTTTGCGAAACACGAACTTCAGCTTGGGTGGAACAGAAATGTTCGCTGCAAGAGAAACTAGATTGGCCACGTCTGATTTCGACGAGTGCAGCAGCGACCAGTTTAACGACTGCTCCAAGGACGCCGAGTGCTTCAATTTCAAGGGCACCTACACTTGCAGCTGCAAGGAAGGATTTACTGATTTGTCTCCGAGCACTAAGTACCCTGGTCGCGAGTGCACGTCAGATTTGCTTGGATGCACCAAATGCAACTACCATGGCACATGTTTGCCTTCAAGACCTGGTGATAGCAGAGTGTATTGCGACTGCTTCCACTGGTACGCAGGAGACACATGTTTCATTAACCTAAAGG ttttgcTCATCGCTTTGTTGACTCTCGGCGCGGTGATGCTCCTCGTTTTGGTCATGTGCTCAGTGCTAACTTGCATGAGGAAAAAACAGCCGCAAGCTCCTGGTAACCAAAGAGCTTCTG GTTTCATGCGGTACAGAGGCAATGCTGGACAAATGAGAGGCACTCTTGATAAAACAGCTATGATTCAAGACACAAGCAGTGAGAGCAGCGTTGATGGGAATGCCATGCAATACGTGGCCAACTCAATg CGTCCTTCGGGATCAAGAGGTCCGAAGGGCGAGGCTGGCGTGCCGCCCAGCGAGGGCAGTTACGTGATGGAAAAAGACCGTTCGCTGACAGTGATGATTCCACGCGCCAAATACCGGCCCGTGCAGTCTACGTCGGTGCTGTCAACGTTCGCGCCTCCAGCGGCTGGCGCCAGCGAGCAAAAGCTCCTCAACTACCTCGAGGGTGGCTCGCAGGAGAAGAAGCAGCGCAAGGGCAGCGGCTCGACGGAGCGGTCACGCAAGCAGTCGGCCGGCGCTTTGGTGTCAGCCGGCTTCGAAGTGTCGGCGCACGTGAGCCGCCAGAACGACCAAATGACCCTAGTCAGCCAGCGCTCGGGTCGCACCACCCTGCGCACCGCCAACAG TGATATCGAGATGGTCGCACACCGTTCCGATCAGATGGCGGCAGTGGTTGCCGACTACAGGCGTACAACCGCCCCCACCCCACCCCCAATGCCCCCAGT GACTATGTCCGAGGCCCGCTCGTACGACGAAACGCTCGTTCAGCCGGCCATGCGCAGCAGACACGGCTGCAGTACCTACGGCTCAAAGCCTGGCTCGTCCAGACACGAC gagGGTCAAACAATGGCAGAAAGAGACATTGGTTCCACTTTCATGATGCCCCAGTCACACCTTTACAAACCCGCTAGG AGAGATGGAAGCGAAGCCTCCAACTTTGACTCACTATAA